The Methanosphaera sp. BMS genome contains a region encoding:
- a CDS encoding nucleotidyltransferase family protein, with translation MVYSIDEIRDIVIPIVKEYGVAKISLFGSYAKGKATDESDLDFIMDKGDLVGLQYFSLLNKLENAFNCKVNLITTGFSNKDFLNRIHNEEVLLYER, from the coding sequence ATGGTATATAGTATTGATGAAATTAGGGATATTGTAATTCCAATAGTTAAAGAGTATGGAGTTGCTAAAATAAGTCTTTTTGGATCATATGCCAAAGGAAAAGCAACTGATGAAAGTGATTTGGATTTTATAATGGATAAAGGTGATTTAGTAGGTTTACAATATTTCTCATTATTAAATAAATTGGAAAATGCCTTTAATTGCAAAGTTAATTTAATCACAACTGGTTTTTCAAATAAAGATTTTTTAAATAGGATTCATAATGAAGAAGTGTTACTCTATGAACGATAA
- a CDS encoding HepT-like ribonuclease domain-containing protein, with amino-acid sequence MEEHPQIDWSGLIGLRIIHAHHYEGIMYDLVWEVIKRDIPELKNYLQKLL; translated from the coding sequence TTGGAAGAACATCCTCAAATAGATTGGAGTGGCTTAATAGGCTTAAGAATTATTCATGCCCACCATTATGAAGGTATCATGTATGATTTAGTTTGGGAAGTTATTAAAAGAGATATTCCTGAATTGAAGAATTATTTGCAAAAATTATTGTAG
- a CDS encoding PaaI family thioesterase, whose amino-acid sequence MVVYNSTEEARKEFKKDKFATNNGVKLEELTEDYSLCSLELNDNHKNAYGGVMGGAIFTLADFAFATLSNNIHSLTVAQSVNITYLSAPKGNKLFAKATCRKNGRTTSIINVDVYDDTGRDVALFIGTGFKLEKK is encoded by the coding sequence ATGGTCGTATATAATTCAACAGAAGAAGCACGAAAAGAATTCAAGAAAGATAAATTTGCAACTAACAATGGAGTCAAACTCGAAGAGTTAACAGAAGACTATTCCCTATGCAGCCTAGAATTGAATGACAACCATAAGAATGCTTATGGTGGAGTAATGGGTGGAGCCATATTTACACTGGCAGATTTTGCATTTGCAACACTATCCAATAACATTCACTCCTTGACTGTAGCCCAAAGCGTGAACATCACATACTTAAGTGCACCGAAGGGCAATAAGTTATTTGCAAAGGCTACATGTAGAAAAAATGGAAGAACCACAAGCATAATCAATGTGGACGTTTATGATGATACAGGACGTGACGTTGCATTATTTATAGGAACAGGATTTAAACTTGAAAAAAAATAA
- the gdhA gene encoding NADP-specific glutamate dehydrogenase: protein MSYVDEVIDKITQENPGEPEFHQTLNEVYKSIEVVVDANEAQYRKDALLERLANPERQIKFRVPWVDDQGQVQVNTGYRVQFNSAIGPYKGGLRFHPSVNIGIIKFLGFEQIFKNSLTGLPIGGGKGGSNFDPKGKSDREVMAFCQSFMNELYRHIGQDQDVPAGDIGVGGREIGYLYGQYKRLTKQYEGVLTGKGLTFGGSLARTEATGYGLLYFTNEVLKANGESLEGKTVTVSGSGNVATYAIEKAQQLGAKPVTASDSTGWVYDPDGIDVALLKDIKEVRRLRMSDYAAERPSAEYHEGKGVWTIEADVALPCATQNEVDIEDAKNILSNNYFALVEGANMPTTLEATKYLQDNGVVFGPAKAANAGGVAVSALEMSQNSERLHWTFEEVDNKLENIMKNIFKQIEDSCNKYEQGNDYVAGANIAGFEKVAEAMQAQGIV, encoded by the coding sequence ATGTCATATGTCGATGAAGTAATTGATAAAATTACACAAGAAAACCCAGGTGAACCTGAATTTCACCAAACATTAAATGAAGTATATAAATCAATAGAAGTAGTAGTAGATGCAAACGAAGCACAATACAGAAAAGATGCACTTCTAGAAAGATTAGCAAACCCTGAAAGACAAATAAAATTCAGAGTTCCATGGGTAGACGATCAAGGACAAGTACAAGTAAACACAGGATACCGTGTACAATTCAACAGTGCAATCGGTCCATACAAAGGAGGATTAAGATTCCACCCTTCCGTAAACATAGGTATTATCAAATTTTTAGGATTTGAACAAATATTCAAAAACTCACTTACTGGACTTCCAATAGGCGGAGGAAAAGGAGGATCAAACTTCGACCCTAAAGGTAAATCAGACCGTGAAGTAATGGCATTCTGTCAAAGTTTCATGAACGAATTATACAGACACATCGGACAAGACCAAGACGTACCTGCAGGAGACATAGGTGTAGGTGGTCGCGAAATAGGTTACCTATACGGACAATACAAAAGATTAACCAAACAATACGAAGGAGTATTAACAGGTAAAGGATTAACCTTCGGTGGTTCATTAGCAAGAACAGAAGCAACAGGATACGGATTATTATACTTCACAAATGAAGTGTTAAAAGCTAACGGAGAAAGCTTAGAAGGAAAAACCGTTACAGTATCCGGTTCAGGAAACGTGGCAACATACGCAATTGAAAAAGCACAACAATTAGGTGCAAAACCTGTAACAGCATCCGACTCAACCGGATGGGTATATGACCCAGATGGAATCGATGTAGCATTACTCAAAGACATAAAAGAAGTAAGAAGATTAAGAATGAGCGACTACGCTGCAGAAAGACCATCAGCTGAATACCATGAAGGTAAAGGAGTATGGACAATAGAAGCAGATGTAGCTCTACCATGTGCTACACAAAACGAAGTAGACATAGAAGATGCTAAAAATATACTTTCAAACAACTACTTCGCATTAGTAGAAGGAGCAAACATGCCTACAACACTTGAAGCAACAAAATACCTACAGGACAACGGAGTAGTATTCGGTCCTGCTAAAGCAGCAAACGCTGGTGGAGTAGCAGTATCAGCTCTTGAAATGAGTCAAAACTCAGAAAGATTACACTGGACCTTCGAAGAAGTTGACAACAAACTTGAAAACATCATGAAAAACATCTTCAAACAAATCGAAGACAGCTGTAACAAATATGAACAAGGAAACGATTATGTTGCAGGTGCTAACATAGCAGGATTCGAAAAAGTAGCAGAAGCTATGCAAGCACAAGGAATCGTATAG
- a CDS encoding AAA family ATPase, with protein MRQENPYRINNQARYEVRNEKKEAKLIILKAVGYPLESNYLESPEIEVTNKELFDIYATDQWNGYKVHKYQYIFDQKLLPDFAYQIVDVRPDNSYITNNTSFLLLPTEKKSIESIQNQKYVVDDVIGQQKAKDKSKIITKYLENPEKFKNWAPKNILFYGMPGTGKTMLAQALANELDVPIKMIKATSLIGDHVGDGSKQIHELYEEARNNKPTVIFIDEIDAIGLERKYQSLRGDVTEIVNALLTEMDGIEDNDSIITICATNNPQLLDYAIRSRFEEEIEFTLPGKKDRLLILQTNIETLPLEASFDVDNLVDKTDGFSGRDLKEKILKTALHRAISQSCDEITEEHIDYAICESKKEVKTIEDKMFG; from the coding sequence GTGAGACAAGAGAATCCGTATAGAATAAATAATCAGGCCAGATATGAGGTAAGAAATGAGAAAAAGGAAGCGAAACTAATTATTTTAAAGGCGGTTGGTTATCCATTGGAAAGCAATTACCTTGAATCACCGGAGATAGAGGTTACAAATAAGGAATTATTTGATATTTATGCAACTGACCAATGGAATGGGTATAAGGTACATAAGTACCAGTACATATTTGACCAGAAACTGCTTCCGGACTTTGCATATCAGATTGTGGATGTAAGGCCGGATAACTCATACATTACAAACAACACTTCCTTTTTATTATTGCCTACTGAAAAGAAATCAATTGAAAGCATACAGAATCAGAAGTACGTGGTGGATGATGTTATAGGCCAACAAAAGGCTAAGGATAAGAGTAAGATTATTACAAAATATCTTGAAAATCCGGAAAAGTTCAAAAATTGGGCTCCTAAGAATATTTTATTTTATGGAATGCCTGGTACCGGTAAGACTATGCTTGCACAGGCATTGGCCAATGAATTGGATGTTCCCATCAAAATGATTAAGGCCACCAGTTTAATCGGAGATCATGTTGGTGATGGTTCAAAGCAGATTCATGAGTTGTATGAAGAAGCAAGAAACAACAAACCTACTGTGATATTTATCGATGAGATAGATGCCATTGGTTTGGAACGTAAGTATCAGAGTCTTAGGGGTGATGTTACAGAGATTGTAAATGCACTTCTTACTGAGATGGATGGTATCGAGGATAATGATTCCATTATTACAATCTGTGCCACAAATAATCCACAACTTCTTGATTATGCCATTAGAAGTCGTTTTGAAGAGGAGATTGAATTTACTTTACCGGGTAAAAAGGACAGGTTACTGATTCTTCAGACAAACATTGAAACTCTTCCTCTTGAAGCATCATTTGATGTGGACAATCTGGTTGATAAGACAGATGGCTTTTCAGGTAGGGATTTGAAGGAGAAAATACTTAAAACCGCTCTTCATAGGGCCATCAGCCAGTCTTGTGATGAAATTACTGAAGAGCATATTGATTATGCAATATGTGAGTCTAAAAAAGAGGTTAAGACCATTGAGGACAAGATGTTTGGTTAA
- a CDS encoding NAD(P)/FAD-dependent oxidoreductase, with protein MYDVVIIGAGPAGLTAGIYAGRAGLNALIIDSKQVGGTVNNAPLIENYPAFEAIEGMKLIEMMASQTKKYAEIKEFTPVSEVSKTKDNFIIKTSDEDIEAKKVIFATGTNVRSLDAPGIEEYAGRGVSYCAVCDGNFFVDKEVLVVGGGNSAAVEALYLNRIGVKCSLVHRRDKLRCDAKLQKDLEDNNIKIYWNSEVKSVNGDVFVESATLINNKTNEEITVDINGIFLSIGHDPNSQLAQSSGVECNEYGYIIVDENMATSVEGAYAAGDVTGGIKQITVATAQGAIASSDIQSKLM; from the coding sequence ATGTATGATGTTGTGATTATAGGTGCCGGTCCTGCAGGACTTACAGCAGGCATATATGCCGGAAGGGCAGGACTAAATGCACTGATAATTGACTCAAAACAGGTTGGTGGAACCGTTAACAATGCACCGCTTATTGAGAATTATCCTGCATTTGAGGCCATAGAGGGTATGAAATTAATAGAAATGATGGCTAGTCAGACAAAAAAATATGCCGAAATAAAGGAATTTACCCCCGTATCTGAGGTAAGTAAAACAAAAGACAATTTTATCATTAAAACAAGTGACGAGGATATTGAAGCCAAAAAGGTCATATTTGCCACCGGTACCAATGTAAGATCATTAGACGCACCTGGAATTGAAGAATATGCTGGTCGTGGAGTATCCTATTGTGCCGTCTGTGATGGTAATTTCTTTGTGGATAAAGAGGTACTTGTTGTTGGCGGCGGAAACAGTGCAGCGGTAGAGGCACTTTATTTAAACAGAATTGGCGTTAAATGTTCACTTGTACACAGACGTGACAAACTACGCTGTGATGCCAAACTTCAAAAGGATTTAGAGGACAATAATATCAAGATTTACTGGAACAGTGAAGTTAAAAGTGTTAATGGAGACGTATTTGTTGAAAGTGCAACACTCATCAACAACAAGACTAATGAAGAGATTACTGTTGACATAAATGGTATATTCCTATCTATTGGTCATGACCCTAACAGTCAACTTGCACAATCAAGCGGTGTTGAATGTAATGAATATGGATATATTATTGTTGACGAGAACATGGCCACATCCGTTGAGGGAGCATATGCTGCAGGGGATGTTACTGGTGGCATTAAACAGATAACCGTTGCCACAGCCCAGGGTGCCATTGCCAGCAGTGATATTCAATCAAAATTAATGTGA